From Melospiza melodia melodia isolate bMelMel2 chromosome 2, bMelMel2.pri, whole genome shotgun sequence:
ATCCATGCTATTTAAGGGTATGCTTAATTTCTCCTTTTGTAAAGAGAAAGGACAAGACTGCATAAGTCAAACAGTTACACATCATTCATAAAGTAATTTATACAGCAATTAGATATGCTCTTCTATTGTCTTGTTTTACAGGAGAACAATGCATTTCCTGGCCTGGTTCAATTTGCTGCTTCTCCTTCCTTGCTTTGGTACCACAAAAACCTGCTTCCCTGGCTGCCACTGTGAAGTGGAAACCTTTGGTCTCTTTGACAGCTTTAGCTTGACCAAGGTGGACTGCAGTGGAATAGGCTCCCACATTGTTCCTGTCCCAATCCCCCTGGACACCTCCTACTTGGATCTATCATCAAACAAACTGGAAACAATAAATGAATCGATGCTTACTGGCCCTGGATACACCACCCTGGTGAGTCTCGACCTGAGCTACAACAAAATTGCCAAGATTTCCTCCACGACGTTCTCCAGGCTTCGGTACCTGGAGTCCTTGGATCTGAGTCATAACTCTCTGGAAGTCCTTCCGGAGGACTGTTTCTCCAGTTCTCCTCTAAGTGACATAGATTTGAGCAATAACAAACTTTTGGATATAGCTATGGACATTTTTGCTTCAAAAGGACAAGGCAAAACCCTGAATGTGGATCTGTCCAATAATATGCTCCGCACAATTACAAGACACCATGAAAAGAGCATTCCCAACATCCAGAACTTAAATCTCTCTGGAAACAGGCTAACATTTGTACCAAACCTTCAAGGCATTCCTCTCCGATATTTAAATCTTGATGGAAATCCTCTGGTTAAGATTGAGAAAGGAGATTTCATGGGGCTGAAAGACTTGATTCATTTGTCCCTCAGTGGCCTGCGTGGCTTTAGGGAGTTATCTCCTCAGAGCTTCAAGGAACTCCAAGCCCTCCAGGTTCTGGATTTATCCAACAATCCCAACTTGAAGTCACTGTCTTCTGAAGTTATCTTTGGTCTGAACTCCCTACAGGAGCTCAACCTCTCTGGGACAGGCATCTCATCCTTACCAAAGACCTTGCTGAAATACCTGCCTTCCATCAAAAGCATCACCTTAGGAAAGGACATACAGTGTCTCAAGACCATCAAAGAAGGACAGTACCACCGACAGATTGGGCTGACCAAAAAAGAAGTCCTCAGTTGCCATGACAGCCATGGATCCGTAGCAGCAGCACCTTATGTTTTGTGATGAAAACTGGGCAGAAGAAGGggtggggcagggagggtggGGGGCCGTGGGACTTGTACAGGTGTCGGACTGAGATGGCTTGCAGTGTGCCTTTTGTAAAACTGTCaataatttatatatttgtatttgccAATAGCTGATTGTTTGTGGATTTTATAAACTCTCGGGTCTGCATTATCCTCAGGCTCCGGATTTTAGCCGGCGCACTGAGGTGCTCACTCATGCCGCTGGCTCAGGAGCGGTGACGCTGCACCATGCGGGGacaagctgctctgcaggcccCAGAGCAGAACACTCAGTCTGGAGCAAACCCTTCATGCCTCAGACACGTTTGTAGGAGCAAAGCTACACCTCTGCAGAGCACACACCAAAACGTACCAGCTCTGTAGCTGCTTGCTTACAAACCCATGCATCATCCTTCTTTTAATTGTTACTCCCCAAAATGTGCCTTCTGGATGTTGCCTTCATTAGCAGCACCCTGTTTTCTGTCATGCACTTTCAGTCTTGAAGAAACATTTCCAGACAAACCTGAACACAGGGTGCACTTAACATGCTGGGTTTTACATGTTATTTGCATAGGTGTGCAACAAACATTGAGTAAGCTGAGACATTTTCCCACCAATTTCTCCTTGTTTTCCTACCTTGATCCTTTTCATGTCTAATTAACTTAGGTCCAGCTCTGGCAACCTCCTGTTCTTTTTAACCTCAGTGAGCCATTGGTCAGAGATGATGTGCAGCagaggaagggaaggagaggggtCTGCTAACAGCCACATCTCACCCAGGAGCCAGCCTTTGATGAAGGAGGCTGCAAAGGGAAGAGATCATGTAGCCTagctcaggaaagaaaaaaaattgaaaagaatTCCTCCTCCCTTTCTGGGGAAGCTTGGAAGGAAACTTTGACAGGGATTCTTTCTTGATGACCTTATCAAACCAAGATGCAGTCCTAGAGGATATGAGAGTAAGTTGTTTCCAGGCTGACATTCCCCATCTGAGCACAACATCTGCAGCTCATCTGGGCATATGTGAGGTAACTTGCAGCGCCAAAACACTTCTGAGAACGTGCCAGGGGAAGAATTAACACTGATGATTGTGGCCCTGAAGCACTTTGCTTATCGAAGGAAAGATCTTTTGGAGTTTTTTCCAGAGTTGTGGTTTTTCTTTCTCTCACACAGCTCCTTCATTGCCAAGTGAATCTGATAAACTGAAATCTGATAAAAAGCCTGGTCCTCAatgttttgctgatttttttttttttctctccattgcTGAAATGCTGTGGAACCCCTCTGGACCCTCTTTTTCTCCAGTCTAGGAGGAAGTGGGAGAAGGCAGCACAACATGACTCAATGCCATGTGTGAAGCCTCCAATTTGCTTATACGAGCAGTAGTGGTGACTGCTGAGGTCTGGTCCACATCTGGCATGCTTTGTCCAGGGGGATGGGATGTTGTGGATGGTCAAGCTGATCTGCAGTTTGGTCTCTAAGCCCTGCATCAGGGCTTTCAATGTTTGATTTGGGGAGATCCATGTAAAGTGAAGCAGATATAAACTCATCTCACAATTGTCCTTGGGAGTGTTGGAAGAAGCTCAGGTTTTGTCCTCATATCCCCAAAAGTCTTGGAAAGTGGAAACCCTGTTGCCCAAAACCACTGACTCCATAAAAGTCAGAGTCAACACCTAACTTTAGATACGGAAATTTGGTACTGAAATACTCCCACATTTCCATCTATCTCAATTTCAATAATTTGTTTAGGTAGCTTAGAGTGGGATTTTCACCTCTTTCttcagttttggggatttttcccctCTACTGAGCCTTTGCAATGTTTGACCAGTCTTCACAATCACAGGAAATGCTGATTTTCTTAAAAAGGCAATGGGGCTGCCTATGGGCAGAGATCTGGAAGGGAACAGAAACAAACTGCAGTGCAGGACAGGGGCAGTTTGTGAGGAAAGATGTCGGGTTTTACTGGATTTTGCCTTTTTAAGAGAATTATTTTCTGCTGgcagaaaatgtatttttttaaagaaagctgtTTACTTTTTTAAGCCTGTACATAGATGAAACATTACGGTTATCACCTACTGTCAAAGTTACTGTCTTTGCAGCACTGTGGTAATTTAAAACCCAATGTGACAATCCAATTGGAGACTGCAAGATTTCCTTGTGTAATCTCATGCTAGCTGCTAGCTAAACTAGTCTTAGCAAAAGCTGGCAAATACTGTCGCTGTGTTAGTCTGTTTTCTTAAAGAACCTGCAGCATTGTAAGGCTTTGTGATTACTCACAATATAATAAAGTGATTTGGAGGAGAATAAACCCAGATCCCCCA
This genomic window contains:
- the TSKU gene encoding tsukushi, encoding MHFLAWFNLLLLLPCFGTTKTCFPGCHCEVETFGLFDSFSLTKVDCSGIGSHIVPVPIPLDTSYLDLSSNKLETINESMLTGPGYTTLVSLDLSYNKIAKISSTTFSRLRYLESLDLSHNSLEVLPEDCFSSSPLSDIDLSNNKLLDIAMDIFASKGQGKTLNVDLSNNMLRTITRHHEKSIPNIQNLNLSGNRLTFVPNLQGIPLRYLNLDGNPLVKIEKGDFMGLKDLIHLSLSGLRGFRELSPQSFKELQALQVLDLSNNPNLKSLSSEVIFGLNSLQELNLSGTGISSLPKTLLKYLPSIKSITLGKDIQCLKTIKEGQYHRQIGLTKKEVLSCHDSHGSVAAAPYVL